CCTCCGCTCTGCCCGATTGCGGCGTGCGCGACGACGACATGCTGACCCTGATCCATCAACTGCTGGTGCCGCAGGCACACGTGCTGATGCTGTCGCAGCCCGAGCTGGCGCGCTTCGCCGACTGCTGGCGCGACCCGGGCAGCATCGCCACCGTGGCCGAGGACGCGGCCGAGCTGACCGCCTTCGGCTGCGCCCAGGTGCTGGTCACCGGCATCGGCGGCGGCGACGGCGTCCGCGCCGACAACCTGTACGATGCCGACGGCCTGGCGGTCAGTCTGTCCTGGTCCCAGCACCTGCCCGGCCCCTTCGTCGGCGCCGGCAACACGCTGTCGGCCGCGCTGGCGGCGCGCATGGCGCACGGCATGGACGCGATCGAAGCCCTGACCTACGCCCAGGACTACACCTTCGGCGCCCTGCAGCACGCCTGCCGCTTCGGCATGGGCAGGCTCGTTCCCAACAAACTGTACAAGAAGAACAACCATGACTGAACCTATCTCGAAGAATGACACCCTGTTCGCCCGCGCCCAGCAGACCACGCCGGGCGGCGTGAACTCGCCGGTGCGCGCCTTCCGCTCGGTCGGCGGCACCCCGCGCTTCATCACCCGCGCCGAAGGCCCGTACTTCTGGGACGCGGACGGCAAGCGCTACATCGACTACATCGGCTCCTGGGGCCCGGCCATCGTCGGCCACGCCCATCCGAAGGTGGTGAAGGCGGTACAGGATGCGGCCGCGAACGGCCTGTCGTTCGGTGCGCCGACCGAAGGCGAGATCGAGATCGCCGAAGAGATCTGCCGCCTGGTGCCCTCGATCGAGCAGGTCCGCCTGGTCTCCTCCGGCACCGAAGCGACCATGAGCGCGCTGCGCCTGGCGCGCGGCGCCACCGGCCGCGACAAGATCGTCAAGTTCGAGGGCTGCTACCACGGCCACGCCGACTCGCTGCTGGTCAAGGCCGGTTCCGGCCTGCTCACCTTCGGCAACCCGACCTCGGCCGGCGTGCCGGAAGACTTCGTCAAGCACACCCTGGTCCTCGACTACAACAACATCCCGCAGCTGGAAGACGCCTTCGAATCGATGGGCGACACCATCGCCTGCGTGATCGTCGAAGCGGTGGCCGGCAACATGAACCTGATCCGCGCGACGCCGGAGTTCCTGCGCCGCATGCGCGAGCTGTGCACCGAATACGGCGCCGTGCTGATCTTCGACGAAGTGATGTCGGGCTTCCGGGTCGGCCTCGGCGGCGCCCAGGAACTGTACGGCATCACCCCGGACCTGACCGCGCTGGGCAAGGTCATCGGCGGCGGGCTGCCGGTGGCGGCCTTCGGCGGCCGCGCCGACCTGATGGAAAAGATGGCGCCGGTCGGCCCCGTCTACCAGGCCGGCACCCTGTCCGGCAACCCGGTGGCGGTGGCCGCCGGCATGACCACCCTGAAGCTGGTGCAGGAACCGGGCTTCTACGAGCACCTGTCGGGCCAGGCCAAGCGCCTGGTCGACGGACTCACTGCGGCGGCGAAAGAAGCCGGCGTGGCCTTCTGCGCCGATGCGGTGGGCGGCATGTTCGGCATGTACTTCTCGCACCACGTCCCGTCCAGCTATGGCCAGATGATGGCCGGCGACAAGGAGCGCTTCAACCGCTTCTTCCACGGCATGCTGGACGAAGGCGTGTACTTCGCGCCGGCGATGTTCGAGGCCGGCTTCGTCTCCGCCGCCCACGACGATGCGGTGATCGACGAGACCATCGCGGCGGCGAAACGCGTGTTTGCGCGCATCGCCTGATTGCAGGCCTCATTGCAATCCTCATTGCAATCTTAAGACAGGCTTATTTTTACTGTTTGTTGCACGGCGGAGCGTCTGTATGCGTTTCCGCCGTGCTACACTCCGCGCCGACCATGAACAGTCCCTCTAAAAACTTGAATCCTCCGGCGCGCTGAGCCATTCCCCGGCCGCGCCCGTTTTCACCCGCGCAGGCCGAATATGAAGTCCAAGTTCAAGCTCTTCCGGCGTCTCACCGACCACGCCACCCTCAAGTCCCTCGGCCCCGGCCTGATCACCGGTGCGGCGGACGACGACCCCTCCGGCATCGCCACCTATTCCCAGGCCGGCGCGCAATTCGGCTTCAATACCCTGTGGACCCTGGTCCTGACCTATCCCTTCATGGTCGGCATCCAGCTCGTCTCGGCGCGCATCGGCCGCGTCACCGGGCGCGGCCTGGCGGCGAACATCCGCCGCGCCTATTCGCCCTGGCTGCTGTACGTGATCGTGCTGCTCCTGCTGGTGGCGAACGTGATCAACATCGCGGCCGACATCGCCGCCATGGGCGCGGCCCTGCGCCTCGTGACCGGGGTCGGCTCGCCGCACCTGTATTCGCTCGGCTTCGGGATGCTTTGCCTGTCGCTGCAGGTCTTCCTGCCCTACAGCACCTATGTGCGCT
This window of the Massilia sp. WG5 genome carries:
- the hemL gene encoding glutamate-1-semialdehyde 2,1-aminomutase, with amino-acid sequence MTEPISKNDTLFARAQQTTPGGVNSPVRAFRSVGGTPRFITRAEGPYFWDADGKRYIDYIGSWGPAIVGHAHPKVVKAVQDAAANGLSFGAPTEGEIEIAEEICRLVPSIEQVRLVSSGTEATMSALRLARGATGRDKIVKFEGCYHGHADSLLVKAGSGLLTFGNPTSAGVPEDFVKHTLVLDYNNIPQLEDAFESMGDTIACVIVEAVAGNMNLIRATPEFLRRMRELCTEYGAVLIFDEVMSGFRVGLGGAQELYGITPDLTALGKVIGGGLPVAAFGGRADLMEKMAPVGPVYQAGTLSGNPVAVAAGMTTLKLVQEPGFYEHLSGQAKRLVDGLTAAAKEAGVAFCADAVGGMFGMYFSHHVPSSYGQMMAGDKERFNRFFHGMLDEGVYFAPAMFEAGFVSAAHDDAVIDETIAAAKRVFARIA
- a CDS encoding hydroxymethylpyrimidine/phosphomethylpyrimidine kinase yields the protein MQNQPSPLILTFGPADPVGAMGIQSDVAVFAMHGCHGLSVVTGLLVADSARVDDIHPVESSSVVEQARMLLEDMPIAAIKVGTMANLEQVAAIAEIVSDYAQVPLILDPFTSALPDCGVRDDDMLTLIHQLLVPQAHVLMLSQPELARFADCWRDPGSIATVAEDAAELTAFGCAQVLVTGIGGGDGVRADNLYDADGLAVSLSWSQHLPGPFVGAGNTLSAALAARMAHGMDAIEALTYAQDYTFGALQHACRFGMGRLVPNKLYKKNNHD